Proteins from one Hyperolius riggenbachi isolate aHypRig1 chromosome 2, aHypRig1.pri, whole genome shotgun sequence genomic window:
- the LOC137545905 gene encoding tubulin alpha chain, with protein sequence MRECISIHVGQAGVQIGNACWELYCLEHGIQPDGQMPSDKTIGGGDDSFNTFFSETGAGKHVPRAVFVDLEPTVIDEVRTGTYRQLFHPEQLITGKEDAANNYARGHYTIGKEIIDLVLDRIRKLADQCTGLQGFLVFHSFGGGTGSGFTSLLMERLSVDYGKKSKLEFAIYPAPQVSTAVVEPYNSILTTHTTLEHSDCAFMVDNEAIYDICRRNLDIERPTYTNLNRLISQIVSSITASLRFDGALNVDLTEFQTNLVPYPRIHFPLATYAPVISAEKAYHEQLTVADITNACFEPANQMVKCDPRHGKYMACCLLYRGDVVPKDVNAAIATIKTKRSIQFVDWCPTGFKVGINYQPPTVVPGGDLAKVQRAVCMLSNTTAIAEAWARLDHKFDLMYAKRAFVHWYVGEGMEEGEFSEAREDMAALEKDYEEVGADSADAEDEGEEY encoded by the exons CGTGAGTGCATCTCCATACACGTTGGCCAGGCTGGTGTGCAGATTGGTAATGCCTGCTGGGAGCTGTACTGTCTGGAACATGGCATCCAGCCTGATGGGCAGATGCCCAGTGACAAGACCATTGGAGGAGGGGAcgattccttcaacaccttcttcAGTGAGACCGGAGCTGGCAAACATGTCCCCAGAGCTGTGTTTGTAGATCTGGAACCCACCGTCATTG ATGAGGTGCGCACAGGTACATACCGCCAGCTCTTCCACCCAGAGCAGCTCATCACCGGCAAAGAAGATGCTGCCAACAACTACGCTCGTGGCCACTACACAATTGGCAAGGAAATCATTGACCTTGTGCTGGACAGGATCCGCAAGCTG GCTGACCAGTGCACGGGTCTTCAAGGTTTCCTGGTCTTCCATAGCTTTGGTGGTGGTACTGGGTCTGGCTTCACCTCCCTGCTGATGGAACGTCTCTCTGTTGATTATGGAAAGAAGTCCAAGCTGGAGTTTGCCATTTACCCAGCCCCCCAGGTGTCCACAGCTGTCGTTGAACCCTACAACTCCATCCTTACCACTCACACAACTCTGGAGCACTCGGACTGCGCTTTCATGGTAGACAATGAGGCCATCTATGATATCTGCCGCAGAAACCTAGATATTGAGCGCCCCACCTACACTAACCTGAATCGTCTTATTAGTCAGATTGTATCCTCTATTACAGCATCCCTCCGATTTGATGGAGCACTGAATGTAGATCTGACAGAGTTCCAGACCAACTTGGTGCCCTATCCTCGTATCCACTTCCCTCTTGCCACTTATGCCCCAGTTATCTCAGCTGAGAAAGCCTACCATGAGCAGTTAACTGTAGCAGACATCACCAATGCTTGCTTTGAGCCTGCTAACCAGATGGTGAAATGTGACCCACGTCACGGTAAATACATGGCTTGCTGCCTGTTGTACCGTGGTGATGTGGTGCCCAAAGATGTTAATGCAGCTATTGCCACCATCAAGACAAAACGCAGTATTCAGTTTGTGGACTGGTGTCCAACTGGTTTCAAGGTTGGTATTAACTATCAGCCCCCAACAGTGGTTCCAGGAGGTGATCTGGCCAAGGTGCAGCGTGCTGTTTGTATGCTGAGCAACACCACTGCCATTGCAGAGGCCTGGGCCCGACTAGATCATAAGTTCGATCTTATGTATGCCAAGCGTGCCTTTGTGCACTGGTATGTGGGTGAGGgtatggaggagggagaattcTCTGAGGCCCGTGAGGACATGGCTGCCCTGGAGAAGGATTATGAGGAGGTTGGGGCCGACAGTGCTGATGCAGAGGATGAAGGAGAAGAATATTaa